A window of the Lactuca sativa cultivar Salinas chromosome 5, Lsat_Salinas_v11, whole genome shotgun sequence genome harbors these coding sequences:
- the LOC111899573 gene encoding uncharacterized protein LOC111899573: MAAVMGHGGDGGDEPPHPFGGGFGDHQNDVVPPKRRGMAVNKKMHKLYKANGERPLKIVFDVNTNMPIGEVYECFIREVGSYMWRDIGFDKDTWTEVSEAERVGMLQYLSRWFDFDAIINHPMASTYWASLNNWICARYRGRKNIAKNRFDDFAGNVEAARAQAPRGMDQQRWNAAIDHFLTEKHQKRSAGNKECRKMQVVKNRGGTCNYGCACFKKNLNRLEVFHRAHVNKIGEFVDPLVEEQYNALVAEVALQTHHIADSGGDPDTIDWIAIFEKVLGTRRGHVRGIGPKAS, translated from the exons ATGGCTGCTGTGATGGGTCATGGAGGCGACGGTGGTGACGAGCCACCACATCCGTTCGGTGGGGGTTTTGGTGATCACCAAAACGATG TGGTGCCTCCGAAACGAAGAGGCATGGCGGTAAATAAAAAAATGCACAAACTTTATAAAGCTAACGGTGAACGGCCTCTTAAGATAGTATTTGACGTAAATACTAACATGCCGATTGGGGAGGTGTATGAATGTTTTATTCGGGAGGTTGGGAGCTATATGTGGCGGGACATCGGTTTTGATAAAGACACATGGACAGAGGTTTCTGAAGCCGAAAGGGTTGGAATGTTGCAGTATCTTTCG agaTGGTTTGATTTTGACGCGATTATAAATCATCCCATGGCTTCAACTTATTGGGCATCACTGAATAATTGGATATGTGCGCGGTATAGAGGCCGCAAAAATATTGCAAAAAACCGTTTTGATGATTTTGCAGGGAATGTGGAGGCAGCAAGGGCTCAAGCCCCTAGGGGTATGGACCAGCAGCGTTGGAATGCTGCTATTGACCATTTCTTAACAGAAAAACATCAAAAACGATCCGCTGGAAACAAAGAATGCCGGAAGATGCAAGTAGTGAAGAATCGTGGAGGGACGTGCAACTACGGTTGTGCTTGTTTCAAGAAA AATTTGAATAGACTTGAAGTATTTCATCGTGCACATGTAAATAAAATAGGGGAATTTGTTGATCCATTGGTTGAAGAGCAATAT AATgccttagttgctgaggttgctctacagactcatcacatagccgactctggtggtgatccagacaccattgattggatcgcaatatttgagaaggtgttgggtactcgaagggggcatgtgagaggcatTGGGCCTAAAGCTTCTTAA
- the LOC122197909 gene encoding uncharacterized protein LOC122197909, whose product MVRSDTLENSEKVRTQTLKFFLKKNMDSTNQYSTFTATPSPSIQYEVIDVEVRQQGLVDGVALEMICDFQHVQEQLLVLEISLPHSEVDEGGNLALYNMKILLIKMSKDILEFLNSMERIEEARGVSATLEERVEIADNTFSLIESYMQLFEVHINTACLHRMQVQSNSGYHI is encoded by the exons ATGGTCCGatctgatacattggaaaattcAGAAAAAGTTAGAACCCAAACTTTGAAGTTCTTTTTGAAGAAAAATATGGATTCTACGAACCAG TATTCAACATTCACCGCCACACCATCTCCGTCAATACAATATGAAGTAATAGACGTTGAGGTTAGACAGCAAGGTCTTGTTGATGGGGTTGCATTAGAAATGATTTGTGATTTTCAACATGTACAAGAGCAATTGTTAGTATTGGAAATCTCATTACCGCATTCAGAAGTCGATGAGGGTGGAAATTTAGCGCTTTATAATATGAAAATCCTATTGATTAAAATGTCTAAAGATATACTAGAGTTTCTCAACTCAATGGAAAGAATTGAAGAAGCACGTGGGGTGAGTGCAACACTCGAGGAGCGAGTTGAAATTGCCGATAATACGTTCAGCTTAATTGAAAGCTACATGCAATTGTTTGAAGTTCACATAAACACTGCTTGTTTGCATCGTATGCAAGTCCAAAGTAATAGTGGGTATCATATATAA
- the LOC111899501 gene encoding vacuolar iron transporter homolog 4: MAGNIDLCIPVSEDKSQQEHSQVSTEEDFDYSKRGQWLRAAVLGATDGLVSVASLMMGVGAVKEDVRAMILTGFAGLVAGACSMAIGEFVSVYSQRDVEVAQMKRDKKISGNEEESEKEALPNPIQAAAASALAFMLGAIMPLLAASFIVDHKVRLGVVVATVSLGLAVFGWIGAVLGGSPVVKSCFRILLGGWMAMAITYGLTMGIGSTVM; the protein is encoded by the coding sequence ATGGCTGGAAATATTGATCTGTGCATTCCGGTTTCTGAGGACAAATCCCAACAGGAACACAGCCAAGTGTCTACAGAGGAAGACTTTGACTACTCAAAAAGGGGACAGTGGCTGCGTGCTGCTGTTCTGGGAGCCACTGATGGTTTAGTTTCTGTTGCATCTCTGATGATGGGTGTTGGAGCTGTGAAGGAAGATGTGAGAGCCATGATTCTTACAGGCTTTGCTGGCTTAGTTGCAGGTGCATGTAGTATGGCAATAGGTGAGTTTGTTTCAGTCTACTCCCAACGAGATGTAGAGGTGGCTCAGATGAAAAGAGATAAGAAAATTTCAGGAAATGAGGAGGAAAGTGAGAAGGAAGCACTCCCGAATCCCATTCAGGCAGCTGCAGCATCGGCCCTTGCATTTATGTTGGGGGCCATCATGCCCTTACTGGCTGCTTCTTTCATAGTGGATCATAAGGTTAGGCTAGGGGTGGTGGTAGCCACAGTGAGCTTGGGGCTTGCGGTTTTTGGGTGGATTGGAGCTGTTCTTGGGGGGAGTCCTGTGGTGAAGTCTTGTTTTAGGATTCTGCTTGGAGGGTGGATGGCTATGGCTATTACTTATGGACTGACCATGGGGATAGGATCTACTGTCATGTAG